The genomic region ATCGCGGTACCATCGAGCGGCCCCCTAGCATCTATCGGTGGTGAGAACGCAGCTGCGCTCCCGCTCACCCCTTAGCGGAGCACCAACATGGCAGCTCGACGATCTTCAGAACAATCATCGACGTTCGAATACCGTCTAACGCAAGAGGCAACAAACTTGCGCCAGCAGGCTCAAGGAATGCTAGTGGCATCCGCCGCATTGAGCTGTTGCAAAAAGCCCGGCAGATCGATGTCGCCGTAGAGGTCAATAAGTGGCTGACCTCCCCGGGACTACAGCCACCATGCTAACAAGATGAGGCGCCGGCCTATCTCCTGCCTCGATCCAGAGATCGGCTAAGGCCTCGCTAACGAAATGAAAGGTCGTCATGAGCAGACGCGAATATGACGCGGACAATTCTTTTCGTCCATCGGATAGACCCGTTACTGAATACGAACAGGAGCAAAAGGCCCTCCGCAAGAACCTAGAACGGCTAAGAGCTGAGCGGCTGGCGCGCGAGAGGGCGAAATCAAGCGACGCTTGAAGTCGGCAAGCTATGGCAAAGCAGCAGCGGCAAAGCGCAGTTGCCATGCTTACTCTGAAATCGCTCATGGCAAGGCGCGGAGCGGTAGCAGACTTCGACAAGCAATTAGGAACGTTGGTCCGCATGACTGGTTCTGGGTCTATCACCGTTCCCGAACTCGGCGATTGCCGGTGACAGAGAGGCGCTGCAGCGCTCCCGCCAAATGGAGCGCTGGGATGAAGCGGTATTCTTTCGATATTCGCGGCGGGGAAGAATTGGCCCTTGACGAGGAAGGGATGATGCTGCCGAGCATCGAAGCGGCTCAAAGAGAAGCCGCCAACTCGCTTGCTGATTTGGCCAGGGACATAAGTAGAGGTGCGGAGATGCAGCACCTCTCGATCGAGGTGCGGAACGCCGCCGGGCAGGTCGCAGAAGCGCACCTTGGCTGGATTGTGCGGCGTCTGCAGTAGGCGCACCGGGATCTGGTTAAAGTTCCTCTATTTCGGAGCCGCGTTCTGCCTTAGCTTCGGACCGACACCGCCCGAGCCTTGGCAAGAATCGGTGACTGACAGCTCTACATGCTCCCGCGAGGTCGGAGAGCGGGAAATGTCTTCAACCAATCCTACCAGTCGTGCCCGCCAAAGAGCGGTTCGGTGACGGCGCACCAGCCATCGCAGTCTCGACGCAAGCGGCAACTTGGACACGCAGCCCGTCTTAGAACAGAGCGTCCTTTACACGACCAGGTTAGCGGTATAGCGTTCGGCTACAGGTTAGCAGATGCTCACCTTGAAGCTGCCCATGAAGCAGCGACCTCCGAAGTCGCCGCCACACGTCGTAGCAGCAGCTCCCGTGCCATCGGAAGGCGCAATCATAAGAATCATGTCCACCACGGCGCGCCGGCGACGCACGCGCGCATCAGTGCGCTCAACAAAGGCGACCTTCATGAAACTTCCCGCAATCTTGCTAGGCGAGGCACGGACGCGCGTGCTTCAAGGCATCGCCTTCGGTGCGGTGGCGACCATGGCCATTGGATTTATCTGGGGTGGTTGGATCACTGGGGAGACCGCCAGGATCATGCGCGCCACAGCGGAGAGCGATGGCAGAATGTCCATTCTGGTACCGCTTTGCGTCGCGCAGTTCACAGCCGCGGACGGCGCTCTGGCCAAGTTCAAGGCGGCCAGCCCTTATTCAAGGGGAAACATCGTCAGCGAATTCGTGAAAGATGTGGCGTCCACCAGCATGGATTACTCGTTCGCCAAGGCATGTGCCACCGGGATCGAAACAGAGATTGCCAAGACAGCGACAAAGACTTGACGGGCGCACCCGCAGGCCTGGTCGAGGATCGCCTGACTGGGATCAGAATGCGCGCTTAACGAATAGGAGTGGTACGGGCTCGATTCATTTCATCGTGCAGCAGACCAATAGGCTCTAGCCGGGCCGCGCGGCTGGCGCGGAGAGCGGGCCCGCGCACAACCTGGCGAACGCATAGGGAAGCCGGACCGGATGCAACTCGAAGACGCCGGCAAATGGCCAGTCGTGCTTGTCGTTGAGGATGACGAGCTGTTGCGCTGGAGCGCAATGATAGTGCTCGAAGATTCTGGCTACGGTGTTCTTGAGGCCGCGGACGCTGGGGAGGCGCTCGCCACTTTGGAGCAGCGGGCAGATGTCCGCATCATATTCACTGACGTACAGATGCCGGGAGCGATCGACGGAGTTCGGCTCGCCCACTTGGTGAGCCAACGCTGGCCTCTGGTAAAGATCATCGTGACGTCCGGCAGGATGAGACTCCGCCAGGACGACCTCCCGAGGGGAGGGGTTTATTTGATGAAGCCGTATTCGGCCACGGAGCTGACGACCGCGGTATACGAAGTGAGAGCGGGAGGTTGATCCTCCCTGGACCGAGTAGTGCGCAAGGGTTCACTTCCCGAATTCCGGCACGTCGCCCCACGTACCGAGACGTTATCTTTTCGTCGCCGAGAAATGAAGGACGAAGAAACTATGGCCGCCTGGTCTCGGACTGTCCGTGACCTCGAGCCGCCACGGAACGCCGTCCCACGACTCAGCGGTCGAGCCATCTTTGAGGATCTGTCCACTCATGTCGACCGCTGCTGCACGTGCAGCCGCAACGTCAGCAAGCTCGGTGCCTATCTCGTCGGGCACAGAGGTTCCATCGGAAACGTGAAAGAAGTAGAGCGGCAGGGCTTGCTCCGATAAGGCGCTAGCGCGGTGGCCGTCTCTCGTCACCGGCCACTCCAAGATGATTCGGTCGGGAAAAATATGCGCCTAACCCCGCGCAATAGCGAGCCCTACATCGGCTGCCGGACAAGAGAAGTGGTTCCCACCGGTTGAGAACCGCCACAGCGTGCCGTCAGCTTGGCGTCTCTTGGGCACGACTTCGATTATCCGCGGAAGTTGGCGGTCCGTGGTGTTGCTGCCGATCGAGCCGGAGGTGCGGTTTGGCGAGCCACGCGGTCCTACCTGCAACGAAGTCGCCGCTGGTCTCGTCTTCCACGCGCTTCAGCTTCCTGTTGACATGAGATTTTCACCGTTGATCGCGCGGTCCAGGGCATCGATCAGTGCCTGCATTTCGACGAATTTGTTGCGCGCACGCTCAGCCGTATCCCACTCAAAAGGAGCCGCCAACACTTTCACGTGCGCGTCTCTGTCCGCGAGCATGCGATCACGGGCTTTCTTCAGTGTCTCAAGTCGCTCGCTCATGTGGACTCCCTTGCAAATTGATCTCGATGGGGACCAAGTACTCAGTCGAAGTCTTCCGGAAGGTCGCCCTTCCGGAAGAAAATGGTAGGCTCATCGTCATAGTCGCCCATCTCGGGGTCGCCTGTAGACGAGAATGCAACGACGGCGAATTTGCTCAATGCGAGTCTTCCCGCCGTTCGAAGGGCGCCACTTTCCGATTTGCAGACGATCGGAGACTCCCGCTTCAATTTTCCGCTCTCGCCAGCATTGAACGCTTGCACGACGTAGGTCGTCTCGCGCGTCATCATGGCTCCTTGAGTTGGCGGCGCGGTGGACGTCCACGGCTGCAGAAGTGGCGCTCAGCCTTTCATTGCCTCCATGAGTTCCGCGATCTTGATGGTCGCGAAATTCGAGAAGGTGTCGGACACTGCATACGGCAAAATGACCTGGTCGTTGTGCCGCATAGCGCCACATGTGTAGACAACATTGGGGACATATCCTTCGCGCTCCGTTGGTTCGGGCCGCAACAGCGGCTCACGCGAACGAGCCAACACCTTGGCGGGGTCATTCTTGTCGAGCAACGCAGCGCCGATCGAATATTTGCGTACGGGACCGACGCCGTGCGTTAGGAGCAGCCAGCCTTCGTCAAGCTCAATCGGCGACCCGCAATTGCCGATCTGGACGAACTCCCAGGGAAATTCCGGCTTCAGAACGGCCTGACCGCCCTCCCATGTGTAGAGGTCGTCTGAATAGATCAGATAAAGGTTCTCATTGTCCTGCCGCGCGATCATGGCGAACTTGCCGCCGATCTTACGCGGGAATAGGGCCATGCCCTTATTCCGTGCCGCAGCCCCCCTCAAGGGCGCCAACCGAAACGAGATGAAATCGCTAGTCTCGATCAATTCGGAGCGGATCGCCCGTCCGCTGTAGGCCGTGTAGGTCGCGTAGTAGGTTTTGCGATTGTCGTCCTTGAATTCGACAAAGCGCGCATCCTCAATGCCGTTCGATTGAGATTCGGTGACAGGAAAGATCACGCGCTCGGTGAGATCTTCTTCAGGTTTGAAAATCAACTCGACACGCTCGCCATCCGGTTCGGCTACGCGATGACAAATCCGCGGCATCGAGGCAAGGCGTGCCGTCGGATCAACGATCACACTGCCATCCTTTGCAATTATTCCCGTTCGAAATGTCAATGATGACACATGCCCTTCCCCGATCGCACGTAGACTGAGAATGAAGCGAACGCCACCTCTTGGCGAACCCGACTGATCGGGATGCGGCACGATACTGGGATTGAATAAGGCGGACGCTTCGAACGAATACTCACTCAGAAAGTAGGCCCCGATCAGCTGACGCTGGGCTTTCGAAAAGGTTCCGTGGCTTGCCAGAGCTTCCTCCATTTCATTCGCGCGGGCCTCGAACGTCTCCAGCAGATTGCGGTGACGACCTTCGAAATTGTCCAGGACATCCGCGAGCTGAGTGGCAACTACTTCCGGTTCGAGCGCGAGGACCCGGTTGACGATGTGATTTGCTCGCATTTTGTCGGTCGGGTTCAGATCGCGCGGTTCAGTCGCCGGCTTGAATGGTCGCACGATCACTCGCGTGGGATCGGGGTGCAGGTGAAGGGCCTGCCGATTCAGGAAAGTGGCTTGTGACACGATATCCTCGGCTCGCTAAATCAGGAAGAATTTCAAGCGCTCGCGGCGCGCACGGGCGCGGGCATTGCCCTGCTCATGTTTACGCGCGCAAGCTGACGAATTTCCGCAAGTCCAAGGAGATAGCAGACAACCGACTCGCCACCGCGGTTTTCATTGGCGCGATCGGGGTGCAACCCATCGCGGCAACTCCCGGTGTGCAGATTGACCAGCGCCACGGACAGATCATTGCTGCCAAGAAACCAGGCGAAGGCCCGTGTTGCCATCGATTTCCACTCGGAATCACCATCCGCGCGCCACGCCGCAAGGCATGCAGCGATCGTCGCCGTCGCTTCCACGGGCTGCTGATCGAATGCACGAGGATGCTGCCGCAGGTCGCCGAAACCGGCGGTGCCGACCGGCCGGAAGTGACCTGCTGTGGTCGTCTGTTGCGTCATAAGCCAGCGCAGTGATCGCAATCCGGCATCGAGGTAGACCGATGTTTGCGTCGCTACGCCAGTCAGCATCAAAGCTTGCGGCAATCGCGCGTTGTCGTAAGCAAGGCCTTCCTCGAACCACACCCAGCTCGGCGTCTCAACTGACGCGAGGCATGACATCAACCTGCCCGCAAGAGAATGCCTGACTGCCATGGCGTGAAGATCGTCTGGAGCTGCAGCGCAATAAGCGTCCAGCCCCAACAGCGTGAATGCCCATGCTCGGGGTGAACGAAAGCTCTCCGCGGTCGTCAACGTTTGGGCGAACAGGTCGGTGGCCCACTTGCGCCGTGAAGGGCTTGCGTCTCTGCGCGCCGATTCACCCAATGCCCATAAAGTTCGCCCGTGACTGTCTTCGGACCCTCTGTCTTCAAGCCAGACTCGATCGTAGCCCATGAAGTTGCGGAACTGCCCGGTGTCGGGGTTCCATGCATGTTGTACGAAGGCGGCAAAGCGGGTCGTCAGGATTTCCGAAAGGGGCTGTTCGCCTGGATTGTTGAGGGCGCAGGCCAACAGCAGCGCTCGGGCATTGTCATCGACGCAATATCCGTGCGAGCGATCGGGCACCGAATGCACTGCGTGCTGGAACAGGCCGACATCGTCACACATCGACAGGAAATGGCCGATTTGCATGTCAGGTGGCGCCGAGCCACGTGGCTCCGGCGGTCCCTTGCCGGCGCGCGCGAGCACCTTAAGTCGGTGGCCTTGACCAGCATTCTCAAAGACAGAGATGTAACGCTCGGCCGTGCGCTCCCACGTCATCATTCGGCTCGCGGCATAGGCACGCCGAGACATCGCATGCCGTCGCGGGTGATCGGTAAGCAGTTTTGCGATTTCTCGGCCGATCGCCGCCGCCTCGCCGAACGGCACCAGCACGCCGCATCCATCGGTAAGGAGCTCGCGTGCGTGCCAGTAAGGCGTCGAAACGACCGGCTTCCCGAGTCCAAAGCTGTAGGCCAGGGTTCCCGAGGTCATCTGGGACTCATTCAGATAGGGCGTGACATAGACATCGCACATCGAGATGAACTCGAGCAGCGTGGCTAGGTCGACGAACCGGTCGAGGAACACCACATGGTTGTCGATTCCGAGCTCGCGCACCCGCGCCACAAGGCTGTCGCGATAGGCTTCGCCATGGTCTCGAACCAGATTGGGGTGTGTCGCGCCCAGCACGACATAAACCGCATCAGCACAGCGTGTCAGAACCGATGGCATGGCATCGATCATGACTTCGATGCCCTTGCCGGGCGATAGAAGACCGAATGTCAGAATGACTGATTTGCCGGCAAACCCGAGCATGGCCTTCGCCGCATCGGGCCCGACAAGAGCGACATTGGGAATGCCGTGAGCAATCACCTCGATCTTGTCGTCCGGCACCTGATAGAGGTCACGCAATAGCTCGCGCCCCTTGTTGGCCATGACTATCACCTTGGAAGACGCATCGACGATGCGCTCCATCACCGTGCGCTGCTTGCCCGTCGGATCGGCCAGCACGGTATGGAACGTCGTCACTACCGGCATTCTGAGGGGCGCCAACAACGCGAGGATATGGGCACCGGCTTCGCCGCCAAAAATGCCGAATTCGTGCTGCAGGCAGACGGTGTCAAACCGGCCTGCATTCAGGAAGTCTGCCGCGCGCACGTATTCCTCGATGTTGTCGTCCCTGATGTGAAAAGCGACTGCCTCTGGATAGTCGTAGGCTTGACCCTGATCGGTCATGGCCACGATGCAGGTCTCCAAACCGGGGCCAGAACTCGATATCGCCTGCTGCAGGTCAGTCGTAAAGGTTGCGATGCCGCAGCGGCGAGGCAGCGAGTTGCCGATAACGGCGATGCGGCGGAGCGGCGTCATGTCTGTGCCTCAATACTCTTTCTTGGCGTCGCAGAGTGCACGGCGGCGGACGCACCGGTAGACTTGGACGATTGTTCTGCGCGATCTTGCAGCAAGAATGCACTTCACGTGCCGGCTCAATAAACTCTGTGAAACGTCGGCGGCAGAGGCTTACGCACGAGTCCACTCAGATCCAGGACCTCGCCGCTGTTCTCGATGTCCGAGATCAAGACCTCGACAAACGGGTGCTGGCGATTGTACGTAGCGCCTCGCTGATACTTCGCGCTCACGACGCGCCCGATCGCAGCAAGGTTCAGCTGGCCGAGCGCGTTGTACTGATCACGGAACAAGCTTTGGCGTCCGCCGCTGTGCTCAACAGATTCAACCCAGACGTCGAGCACCTTGCGCCCTATGAACGCCTCGACCGGTTCAGAGCCATCACGGGCACAAAGCCTCAGCCCGTCCATCGTATGCAGTCCGACATCGACGCTAAATTGTGCTAGTGGCATAGGTAGGTCCTCCTGTGGTTTGCGTTCATTCATGTCGGTCGCCCACCGCGAACCGTGCAGCCCCCCGATCCAAAGCAGCGGCGTTCAATCTGGCATTTTGCGCCGCGCCTCCGCTCGACGCGCATTGTAGTCGGCGTCGCTATTGTGCTTGTGCAGAAATCGGGCGATTTGCCCGCGAAGCTCCGCCGTCTCCAGCAGGCTGCCGACGGATCCGGCAGTATCAAAGAACTCCCGCTGAAACGTCGTCGGCAGGGCGTCCCACTGCATGATGACGGCAGCGCCGAGACACCGCAGAACGCGCTCTTCTTCGCTGGCAAGGACGGCGCCGCAAGATCGGTCCCGCTCCTCGACATGCACGGCATCGTCATAGTTGTCCGCCAAGCCTTGCTCATTATCGGCGAGCGAGGCGAGGCGATCCTGCGCATCCCGAAGTTTTCTGCCTTCGTCCGGATCGTTCGAACCTTTCATCCGTTCGGCATATGCTTCTGCTCGATACTGCTTAGATTTGAACATGCCGTGTCCTTTCGCTGTAAGCCTCGGTGCAACGACAGCGGCGCTCTCTTCGGCTGTCCTCTCTGTCTCACACTTCTTCGCGTCCTTTGTCGCAAGCCTCAACAGCCGCGACAGATATTCTTCAGCTTGGCTACAATGCGAGCGTCTTCTGCGATCAATGGATCGTTGTATGCAGCTCGGGAAGCGTCGTTGTCAGGTATCGCGGGCTTCGCCGTTTTTGGAGGAAACGCAGCGTCGTAACAGGCGAGGCGCGCGACCGTGCCTTCGATCGCGCGGCAGTCCGACTCCGCCGCAAGCGCGGATTGCGCGAATACGCCGAGCGCAGCCGCTATAAGGAGCGTCGCTATCCAGGCATCTTTCCGGGCTACATTCACACGGATCATCTCGTCGCTCATTCTTTCTGCCCAAATCCGAAGGCGTTGGCAGCGGTGGCCCGACATTTGCCCGCCCTTCGCGGCCCCCCGCGCTTCTTTGTCCGCGTCTTGCGGTGCCGCCCTTCTTTGATCGTTGCAGGCGCAAGCACGAAACGAGCTGCTGGCGTTGCTTTAGCCTTCGAGCTGATCGAACTCGTCAGGCAGCAGGATGCGGCCTCGCGGCGTGCATATACGAACGTCCGCATAGCCTTCCCGCAAGAGCTCCTGCGCCTTCTTCAACGCAGCTGCCGCCGTGTCCCGGCCGACATTGATGCGGCCGAACCGGTCATTCCCGCCAACCAGGTATTGCAATTGCGTCGCGCTATCCACGCAATGCAGCCGCTGCAAACACCAGAATCAAGAGAAACGGCGGAATAACGACTGGCTTAGCCTGTAGGCGGAGATTGATCGCCTCTTGCGCGAGGCGGTATTCGAATGTCGAGGATTGTCCTAGGGACCGTTGAGCCGGCATGTATGACGCTCCGCTGCGAGGTTGAGCGGGAGCGCAACTTGCGTTCACACCACCGATAGATGCTATGGGCCGTTCGATGGCAGTGGAACAGTGCGCCTTTATTTGCCTGATAGCGAGCGCTTTGTTCAGTTTCTGGCAGGAACTATTCGCTGGAAGCTAGTCCTCTGTAATGTGGTACTGGCCGGAAGCACCTCTCTTGCAATTCTTCGCCCTGGCCCCGGCTTTTGTGATCCGCGCTTGTGCCTTGCGACGCCGGCGTCGAGAGGCAACGTGCCGAGGACAGAGACCAAATTCAAATTGAAGCAGGAGCTGCAAACCCAGCGCTTCTATTGGCGTTGCTGATCTCTGAGCGATCGGCTGATCGCTCGTTCAGCTGCGCTGACGGCCTCCGCTCGATCGAAGGCAATTCCGGTTCGGGGTGACCGACCGTCTCGCTCAAACGACCATTTCCAGCCGGGCGGGTTGATCGTTTGGACCACCGTGTATTTAATACCCTGATGTTCCATGCGTCATCATGACTCTGGGCCGAAGCGACCATACGCGGTGACAAACCTCGATCACTCAGCATCGTTTGAGGTCTTCTTCGAACGGTCGACGCGGACCGATTTGAATTCCGCTGGCCCGTCAAGCAGGCGCTGTTTTCTCGCCGATTGGTCCTTAGAGCTTGCGAAGCGGTCAGCCCTGCCATCCAAAACCGTGCCAGCCAGATGAAGAGCACGCTTTTGTTGGCGGACCACTCGGCGACCTTTAGCATCATCGCTCGTCATCTTCAGGCTCTCTCAATTGGCGCACATGTTCGGAAGCGAAACTCAGCAACCCCGGCAAATATTCTTGAGCTTCGCGGCGGTTCGGGCTTCTTCCGCAAGAAATGGATCCTTGTAGCCTGACGATGAGTCGATGCCGGCCTCCGTCGGCTTCCTGGCTTTTGGAGGAAATGCCGCATCGTAACAGGAAAGGCGGGCGCTGGTGCTTTCGATCGCACGGCAGTTCGGCTCCGCGGCAACAGCCGCTGACGTGTATAGGTCCAGTACTGACGCCAGCAAAAGCGCAACGGTCCATGTGCCTGCTCGAACCATCCTCATGCTGAGCACTCCATAACTATTTGGTTTTACTCGCCCAGGTGGGGCTCTCGCCGGTCCAGGCCGGGAGAGCATCCCATTCGGACCACCGCATTCGACGCTCCTCACCTCCGACCCGCACGAAAACAAAGGGCGCATCGTCCCGGCCGGTCTTCGAACCAACGAAGATTGCCGGAACTCCGTAGGCATCCCTGATGATTGCCGTGTTTGCCATTTTGGGCTCCCGTTTGACTTGAACTGGCTCAACGCCCCCGGTTTGCAGTTCTGACGCATGGTCATTGAACGGACTTACCGCTATAAAATGGCGGTCACCGCAATCAGCAGCACGAGGAAGACCGGCACCAACAAAGGTGGTACGAGCCACTCACGAATGTCGAATTTGTCGGAATTTGACATCTGACCGCCTTCTCTTGGGTTGAGGCGGGAGCACAACGCTCTCAGTCACCGATAACAGCCACGTAGCGCGCGGTGATCGGAACTGTCTAGCAGTCTTCTAACCAATTAGCGAGATCAATCTCAGCCGCCTGGTATCCAATCGCCCAGGGCGAGCGCTTTAGATAAGTTCATCAGTCCACACCTTGAAGCTGAGGAGCGTGTTGGGTCCGAAAGTTTGGACGATCGGAACATCCGCCGCATCGCGGCCTTGCGCGATCAGGACGCGGCCGATTCGCGGAGTGTTGTTGCGTGCATCGAATGTGTACCAGCGGCCGCCAAGATAGGCTTCGAACCAGCCTGCAAAGTCCCCGGGAGCGTGGGGCGGCGGGATGCCAATGTCGCCGAGATAGCCGGTGCAATAGCGGGCTGGAATGTTCATGCAACGGCAGAATGCAATGGCAAGATGCGCATAGTCGCGGCAGACGCCCTTGCCTTCGTTGAATACGTCCCAAGCTGTCATGGTGGCCCGCGCGTGTTCGTAGCCAAACGCGATGTGATTATGCACGAAATCGCAGATCGCCTGGACCCGTGGCCAACCCGGCGCTGATTTCTCGAACAGCTTCCATGCGATGTCGGAAAGCCGATCGGTTTCGCAGTAGCGGCTGCCAAGCAGATAAACGATGGTATCAGGCGGCAGATCCTGCACCGGGCACTGCGTGGCGGAAGGCATGATCACATCAGGCAAGCCGCTATCGCGCACTGTACCGTTGGCGGAAAGGCGCATGCGGCCGGCCGGCGCAACGAACCGACTGCACCAGTTTCCAAAGCCGTCGCGGTATGGCGAAATCGGCACGGAAGGCTCAGTGATGAGGTAATCGGGCACAATGATGTCGGATGCGCGGGTGAAATGCATACCGACCACAGCAATCAATGGTGTGACTTGCTGGAAGTCGTAGATCATTTCGAAGCCAACACCGATTTTCATGCTTGGGGCCTGTCT from Bradyrhizobium sp. CB1015 harbors:
- a CDS encoding glycoside hydrolase family 130 protein; the encoded protein is MSQATFLNRQALHLHPDPTRVIVRPFKPATEPRDLNPTDKMRANHIVNRVLALEPEVVATQLADVLDNFEGRHRNLLETFEARANEMEEALASHGTFSKAQRQLIGAYFLSEYSFEASALFNPSIVPHPDQSGSPRGGVRFILSLRAIGEGHVSSLTFRTGIIAKDGSVIVDPTARLASMPRICHRVAEPDGERVELIFKPEEDLTERVIFPVTESQSNGIEDARFVEFKDDNRKTYYATYTAYSGRAIRSELIETSDFISFRLAPLRGAAARNKGMALFPRKIGGKFAMIARQDNENLYLIYSDDLYTWEGGQAVLKPEFPWEFVQIGNCGSPIELDEGWLLLTHGVGPVRKYSIGAALLDKNDPAKVLARSREPLLRPEPTEREGYVPNVVYTCGAMRHNDQVILPYAVSDTFSNFATIKIAELMEAMKG
- a CDS encoding DUF6894 family protein, with product MKRYSFDIRGGEELALDEEGMMLPSIEAAQREAANSLADLARDISRGAEMQHLSIEVRNAAGQVAEAHLGWIVRRLQ
- a CDS encoding DUF6894 family protein is translated as MTRDGHRASALSEQALPLYFFHVSDGTSVPDEIGTELADVAAARAAAVDMSGQILKDGSTAESWDGVPWRLEVTDSPRPGGHSFFVLHFSATKR
- a CDS encoding glycosyltransferase family 4 protein, producing MTPLRRIAVIGNSLPRRCGIATFTTDLQQAISSSGPGLETCIVAMTDQGQAYDYPEAVAFHIRDDNIEEYVRAADFLNAGRFDTVCLQHEFGIFGGEAGAHILALLAPLRMPVVTTFHTVLADPTGKQRTVMERIVDASSKVIVMANKGRELLRDLYQVPDDKIEVIAHGIPNVALVGPDAAKAMLGFAGKSVILTFGLLSPGKGIEVMIDAMPSVLTRCADAVYVVLGATHPNLVRDHGEAYRDSLVARVRELGIDNHVVFLDRFVDLATLLEFISMCDVYVTPYLNESQMTSGTLAYSFGLGKPVVSTPYWHARELLTDGCGVLVPFGEAAAIGREIAKLLTDHPRRHAMSRRAYAASRMMTWERTAERYISVFENAGQGHRLKVLARAGKGPPEPRGSAPPDMQIGHFLSMCDDVGLFQHAVHSVPDRSHGYCVDDNARALLLACALNNPGEQPLSEILTTRFAAFVQHAWNPDTGQFRNFMGYDRVWLEDRGSEDSHGRTLWALGESARRDASPSRRKWATDLFAQTLTTAESFRSPRAWAFTLLGLDAYCAAAPDDLHAMAVRHSLAGRLMSCLASVETPSWVWFEEGLAYDNARLPQALMLTGVATQTSVYLDAGLRSLRWLMTQQTTTAGHFRPVGTAGFGDLRQHPRAFDQQPVEATATIAACLAAWRADGDSEWKSMATRAFAWFLGSNDLSVALVNLHTGSCRDGLHPDRANENRGGESVVCYLLGLAEIRQLARVNMSRAMPAPVRAASA
- a CDS encoding signal transduction histidine kinase, which codes for MPLAQFSVDVGLHTMDGLRLCARDGSEPVEAFIGRKVLDVWVESVEHSGGRQSLFRDQYNALGQLNLAAIGRVVSAKYQRGATYNRQHPFVEVLISDIENSGEVLDLSGLVRKPLPPTFHRVY
- a CDS encoding response regulator; amino-acid sequence: MQLEDAGKWPVVLVVEDDELLRWSAMIVLEDSGYGVLEAADAGEALATLEQRADVRIIFTDVQMPGAIDGVRLAHLVSQRWPLVKIIVTSGRMRLRQDDLPRGGVYLMKPYSATELTTAVYEVRAGG
- a CDS encoding transglutaminase family protein, which codes for MKIGVGFEMIYDFQQVTPLIAVVGMHFTRASDIIVPDYLITEPSVPISPYRDGFGNWCSRFVAPAGRMRLSANGTVRDSGLPDVIMPSATQCPVQDLPPDTIVYLLGSRYCETDRLSDIAWKLFEKSAPGWPRVQAICDFVHNHIAFGYEHARATMTAWDVFNEGKGVCRDYAHLAIAFCRCMNIPARYCTGYLGDIGIPPPHAPGDFAGWFEAYLGGRWYTFDARNNTPRIGRVLIAQGRDAADVPIVQTFGPNTLLSFKVWTDELI
- a CDS encoding type VI secretion protein; translation: MSDEMIRVNVARKDAWIATLLIAAALGVFAQSALAAESDCRAIEGTVARLACYDAAFPPKTAKPAIPDNDASRAAYNDPLIAEDARIVAKLKNICRGC